In one window of Tellurirhabdus rosea DNA:
- a CDS encoding neutral zinc metallopeptidase — MKKLSLYSSVVALSLTLLTGCEKDSLTETSVTQAPSHRSARVASPLSDELRAKLARIRASLPEGYEQRVERAAGLLQDTHPEYKQYVERALGIEPTSCDNNTAATQWLDEQMADWNNDMIVLAYYTGMLDIPTYDALVFSNTSENQTFGATGEYSHSNTKAFKDLKRFWNIQSDGIVLGAMHGSMLLDRDRVIRVNQVVYGDSPQAAAYWADVIIDLLTEIPQYRSGNHPLFTFNAFAQSAFNFGPYGLIPSKIIMGDGIQDAFAGIGYADVAPQAILAHEFGHHIQFQLRLFGANTPEATRRTELMADAFSAYYLSHSRGAAMQWKRVKQFLQVFYNIGDCGFTNSGHHGTPAQRMAAAEWGYSVANNAQKQGHILTSQEFTALFEAQLPALVAPN, encoded by the coding sequence ATGAAAAAACTTTCGCTTTACTCCTCTGTAGTAGCCCTTTCCCTTACCTTACTCACGGGATGTGAAAAAGACAGCCTGACCGAAACCAGCGTTACGCAGGCACCCAGCCATCGTTCTGCCCGGGTGGCATCTCCTTTATCGGACGAACTGAGAGCGAAACTGGCCCGCATTCGGGCGTCGCTGCCCGAAGGTTATGAGCAGCGCGTGGAGCGAGCCGCGGGTCTGCTGCAGGACACGCACCCGGAATACAAGCAGTATGTCGAACGGGCGCTCGGCATCGAGCCGACCTCCTGCGACAACAACACGGCCGCCACGCAATGGCTGGACGAGCAGATGGCCGACTGGAATAATGATATGATCGTCCTCGCCTATTACACCGGCATGCTGGACATTCCCACCTACGACGCGCTGGTTTTCTCGAATACTTCCGAGAACCAGACCTTTGGGGCAACCGGCGAATACTCGCACAGCAACACGAAGGCTTTCAAAGATTTAAAACGTTTCTGGAATATCCAGTCGGACGGCATCGTGCTGGGTGCCATGCACGGAAGCATGCTGCTCGACCGCGACCGCGTGATCCGCGTCAATCAGGTCGTATACGGCGACAGCCCGCAGGCGGCGGCCTACTGGGCAGATGTGATTATTGATCTGCTGACGGAAATTCCGCAGTACAGAAGCGGCAATCACCCGCTGTTTACGTTCAACGCATTTGCTCAATCGGCCTTCAACTTCGGTCCCTACGGCCTGATTCCCAGCAAAATTATCATGGGCGACGGCATTCAGGATGCCTTTGCGGGCATAGGCTACGCGGATGTAGCGCCGCAGGCTATCCTCGCCCACGAATTCGGACACCACATTCAATTCCAACTCCGCCTGTTCGGAGCGAACACCCCGGAAGCCACCCGCCGCACGGAACTAATGGCGGATGCCTTCTCGGCCTACTATCTTTCCCATTCGAGAGGGGCGGCCATGCAGTGGAAGCGGGTTAAGCAGTTTTTGCAGGTCTTCTATAACATCGGCGATTGCGGCTTCACCAACAGCGGTCACCACGGCACGCCGGCCCAGCGGATGGCGGCGGCCGAATGGGGCTACAGCGTGGCCAACAACGCCCAGAAGCAGGGCCACATCCTGACGAGCCAGGAGTTTACCGCCCTTTTTGAGGCGCAGCTGCCCGCGCTGGTAGCTCCGAATTAA